A single genomic interval of Electrophorus electricus isolate fEleEle1 chromosome 2, fEleEle1.pri, whole genome shotgun sequence harbors:
- the ppp1r18 gene encoding phostensin: protein MSRIYNLKAVVPRTGVCIGDRSSDVPAHSRKFCPEGRFSSGSQTLPIPQEPANQQSDRRVRDGQPAVNTETAGLQAVQRQVEQLQLREQEVGGSSHSDRNPRHGPQKENRRKTTETQKVADTQTEMHKAQTLCPSQHTDLWLQLKTPQTRSFTINARGSRLLENTAKPQEQDIKSSPSPTSSVSPSPALSPTASLSSPLFSIRSASGGRGKRGTTITINPKRLAAGTPAPARPSGVTPQTPAPAPKAVGDGCKKRYPTVEEIEVIGGYQNLENSCLVKHRGSPKAMRVCFDDSQLEHVCEYPSEASVLASLPGVCEEYVRVEPESDEEEEGRTFPAHGSKSLGAGIGTARVIRVDESCRR, encoded by the exons ATGAGTCGGATCTACAACCTGAAGGCCGTGGTTCCCAGGACTGGGGTGTGTATAGGCGACAGGAGCTCAGATGTCCCTGCACATAGCAGGAAGTTCTGTCCGGAGGGCCGGTTCAGCTCTGGCTCACAAACTCTGCCAATTCCCCAGGAGCCGGCGAATCAGCAGTCAGACAGGAGGGTGAGGGATGGCCAACCGGCGGTCAACACGGAAACAGCTGGGCTTCAGGCAGTGCAGCGGCAGGTGGAACAGCTGCAGCTCAGAGAACAGGAAGTGGGGGGCAGTTCCCATAGTGACAGAAACCCTCGGCATGGTCCACagaaagagaacaggaggaAGACAACTGAGACTCAGAAagtggcagacacacagacagagatgcacAAAGCCCAGACCCTCTGCCcatcacagcacacagaccTGTGGCTACAACTGAAAACTCCCCAGACCAGATCTTTCACCATAAATGCTCGGGGTTCTCGACTGCTTGAAAACACCGCAAAACCCCAGGAACAAGATATCAAGTCCTCACCCAGCCCCACTTCCTCTGTGTCcccctctcccgctctctcccctactgcttctctctcttctcccctcttctccatCCGGAGTGCCTCTGGTGGCCGAGGGAAGAGGGGCactaccatcaccatcaacCCCAAGAGGCTGGCTGCAGGAACCCCAGCCCCAGCAAGACCCTCAGGGGTCACACCCCAAACACCAGCACCTGCCCCCAAAGCTGTGGGGGATGGGTGTAAGAAGAGGTACCCTACAGTGGAGGAGATTGAGGTTATTGGTGGGTACCAGAATTTGGAGAACTCCTGCTTAGTGAAACACAGAGGATCACCAAAAGCG ATGAGGGTATGTTTTGATGACTCTCAGCTGGAGCATGTGTGCGAGTACCCATCAGAGGCATCTGTTCTCGCATCCCTCCctggagtgtgtgaggagtaTGTGAGGGTGGAGCCTGagagtgatgaagaggaggaaggcagAACGTTTCCAGCCCATGGTTCCAAGAGTTTGGGTGCAGGGATAGGAACAGCTCGTGTGATCCGAGTGG ATGAATCATGTCGACGTTAA
- the cpt1ab gene encoding carnitine O-palmitoyltransferase 1, liver isoform isoform X1 — protein MAEAHQAVAFQFTVTPDGIDLQLCHEALRQIYLSGLHSWKKRFTRFKNGVMTGVYPGSPSGLLVVVVGYMSYTKYSKIDPTLGLLTKLGTHVPVSRYITTDGQRAVGGILVATGLWVTIIFIMRNVLKRLLSWHGWMNNRHGSMSLSTKIWLVLVKLFSGRKPMLYSFQTSLPHLPVPSVKDTMKRYLESVRPLMDDEQYNRMEGLAKDFEKNLGPKLQWYLKLKSWWTSNYVTDWWEEYVYLRGRGPIMVNSNYYAMDFLYVFPTHLQAARAGNSIHALMLYRRNLDRAQIKPLMALNTIPMCSSQYERMFNTSRVPGVEEDVIQHVNESKHIMVYHRGRYFKVWMFYDGRLMLPREIEQQMERILADKSEPLPGEEKLAALTAGDRVPWAKAREMFFRKGKNKQSLDAVEKAAFFVTLDDTEQRYEPDNPVQSLDNYAKSLLHGKCYDRWFDKSFNLIVFKNGTMGLNAEHTWADAPIVGHLWEQVLALDPVKLGYTEDGHCKGKVHPNLPGPLRLQWDIPEECQSVITSSLEVAKALADDVDSHIFPFNNFGKGLIKKCKTSPDAFIQIALQLAHFRDKGRFCLTYEASMTRLFREGRTETVRSCTVETCDFVHAMMDGKRRREEKLRLLHVATEKHQMLYRMAMTGKGIDRHLFCLYVVSKYLGVDSPFLKEVLSEPWKLSTSQTPLQQVELFDLRKHPEYVTSGGGFGPVADDGYGVSYIILGEDLINFHISSKHSSHETDSHRFGSHIRQAMLDIMDLFHFNENAIK, from the exons ATGGCAGAAGCTCACCAGGCTGTGGCCTTCCAGTTTACAGTCACTCCCGATGGGATTGACCTGCAGCTATGCCATGAGGCCCTACGGCAGATCTACCTGTCTGGCCTTCACTCCTGGAAGAAGAGGTTCACTAGGTTCAAG AATGGTGTCATGACTGGAGTATATCCTGGAAGTCCTTCTGGACTCCTAGTTGTTGTTGTAGGATACATGTCCTATACGAAATACTCCAAGATAGACCCCACATTAGGACTCCTCACAAAACTTGGTACTCATGTACCGGTCag TAGATACATAACCACAGACGGCCAGCGTGCTGTTGGTGGAATACTGGTTGCTACTGGGTTGTGGGTCACCATCATCTTTATCATGAGGAACGTCCTTAAGCGCCTGCTATCCTGGCATGGTTGGATGAACAATCGCCATGGGTCCATGTCCTTGAGCACCAAGATTTGGCTG GTGCTGGTGAAGCTCTTCTCTGGTCGTAAGCCAATGCTCTACAGTTTCCAGACCTCACTGCCACACTTACCTGTGCCCTCTGTAAAGGACACCATGAAACGA TATCTTGAATCAGTGCGGCCCCTCATGGATGATGAGCAGTACAACCGTATGGAAGGCCTAGCAAAAGACTTTGAGAAGAACCTTGGCCCAAAACTACAGTGGTACCTAAAGCTCAAATCCTGGTGGACTTCTAATTAT GTCACTGATTGGTGGGAAGAGTATGTTTACCTTAGAGGACGTGGGCCCATTATGGTCAACAGCAATTATTATGCCATG GATTTTCTGTATGTCTTCCCTACACATTTGCAAGCTGCCAGGGCTGGAAATTCCATCCATGCTCTCATGTTGTACAGGAGGAACTTGGACCGAGCTCAGATCAAACCT CTCATGGCTCTAAACACTATTCCCATGTGCTCATCACAGTATGAGCGTATGTTCAACACAAGTCGAGTTCCAGGTGTAGAAGAAG ATGTCATTCAGCACGTGAACGAGAGCAAGCACATTATGGTGTACCACAGGGGGCGCTATTTCAAGGTGTGGATGTTTTATGATGGTCGGTTGATGTTACCCAGAGAGATCGAGCAGCAGATGGAACGGATTCTGGCAGACAAGTCAGAACCTCTGCCTGGAGAAGAGAAACTAGCTGCACTCACTGCAGGAGACAG AGTGCCCTGGGCTAAGGCCCGCGAAATGTTCTTCCGTAAAGGTAAAAATAAGCAGTCTCTGGATGCTGTAGAGAAGGCAGCGTTCTTTGTGACGTTGGATGACACCGAGCAGCGTTATGAACCTGATAACCCTGTCCAATCACTGGACAACTATGCTAAATCTCTACTCCATGGGAAATGCTATGACAG ATGGTTTGATAAGTCCTTTAACCTGATCGTGTTTAAGAATGGCACCATGGGCCTGAATGCTGAGCATACCTGGGCCGACGCCCCCATCGTGGGCCACCTGTGGGAG CAAGTGTTAGCTCTGGATCCTGTGAAGCTGGGCTACACTGAGGATGGTCACTGCAAGGGTAAAGTCCACCCTAATTTGCCCGGACCCCTGCGCCTACAGTGGGATATTCCAGAAGAG TGCCAGTCAGTGATTACCAGTTCTCTGGAGGTGGCTAAAGCCTTAGCAGATGATGTGGACTCCCACATCTTTCCCTTCAACAACTTTGGCAAAGGCTTGATCAAGAAGTGTAAGACCAGCCCAGATGCTTTCATCCAGATCGCCCTACAGCTGGCCCACTTTAGG GATAAGGGCAGGTTCTGTCTCACATACGAGGCCTCCATGACACGGCTGTTCCGAGAGGGCCGCACCGAAACCGTCCGCTCCTGCACCGTGGAGACCTGTGACTTCGTCCATGCCATGATGGACGGAAAGCGGAGG agagaggagaagctAAGACTGCTGCATGTGGCCACAGAGAAGCACCAGATGCTCTACAGAATGGCCATGACGGGTAAAGGCATCGACCGCCATCTTTTCTGCCTCTATGTGGTGTCCAAATACCTGGGAGTGGACTCTCCCTTCCTCAAAGAG GTTCTGTCTGAGCCCTGGAAACTGTCTACCAGTCAGACCCCTCTCCAGCAGGTTGAGCTGTTTGATCTGAGGAAGCACCCTGAGTATGTCACCAGTGGAGGCGGCTTTGGCCCG GTGGCAGATGATGGATATGGAGTATCATATATCATCTTAGGAGAGGATCTCATCAACTTTCACATATCCAGCAAACACTCCAGTCACGAGACT gacTCTCACCGGTTCGGCAGCCACATTAGACAGGCCATGCTGGACATTATGGATCTGTTCCACTTCAACGAGAACGCTATTAAGtga
- the cpt1ab gene encoding carnitine O-palmitoyltransferase 1, liver isoform isoform X3, translated as MAEAHQAVAFQFTVTPDGIDLQLCHEALRQIYLSGLHSWKKRFTRFKNGVMTGVYPGSPSGLLVVVVGYMSYTKYSKIDPTLGLLTKLGTHVPVSRYITTDGQRAVGGILVATGLWVTIIFIMRNVLKRLLSWHGWMNNRHGSMSLSTKIWLVLVKLFSGRKPMLYSFQTSLPHLPVPSVKDTMKRYLESVRPLMDDEQYNRMEGLAKDFEKNLGPKLQWYLKLKSWWTSNYVTDWWEEYVYLRGRGPIMVNSNYYAMDFLYVFPTHLQAARAGNSIHALMLYRRNLDRAQIKPVYLLENRVPLCSAQWERMFNTSRLPGQETDVIQHVNESKHIMVYHRGRYFKVWMFYDGRLMLPREIEQQMERILADKSEPLPGEEKLAALTAGDRVPWAKAREMFFRKGKNKQSLDAVEKAAFFVTLDDTEQRYEPDNPVQSLDNYAKSLLHGKCYDRWFDKSFNLIVFKNGTMGLNAEHTWADAPIVGHLWEQVLALDPVKLGYTEDGHCKGKVHPNLPGPLRLQWDIPEECQSVITSSLEVAKALADDVDSHIFPFNNFGKGLIKKCKTSPDAFIQIALQLAHFRDKGRFCLTYEASMTRLFREGRTETVRSCTVETCDFVHAMMDGKRRREEKLRLLHVATEKHQMLYRMAMTGKGIDRHLFCLYVVSKYLGVDSPFLKEVLSEPWKLSTSQTPLQQVELFDLRKHPEYVTSGGGFGPVADDGYGVSYIILGEDLINFHISSKHSSHETDSHRFGSHIRQAMLDIMDLFHFNENAIK; from the exons ATGGCAGAAGCTCACCAGGCTGTGGCCTTCCAGTTTACAGTCACTCCCGATGGGATTGACCTGCAGCTATGCCATGAGGCCCTACGGCAGATCTACCTGTCTGGCCTTCACTCCTGGAAGAAGAGGTTCACTAGGTTCAAG AATGGTGTCATGACTGGAGTATATCCTGGAAGTCCTTCTGGACTCCTAGTTGTTGTTGTAGGATACATGTCCTATACGAAATACTCCAAGATAGACCCCACATTAGGACTCCTCACAAAACTTGGTACTCATGTACCGGTCag TAGATACATAACCACAGACGGCCAGCGTGCTGTTGGTGGAATACTGGTTGCTACTGGGTTGTGGGTCACCATCATCTTTATCATGAGGAACGTCCTTAAGCGCCTGCTATCCTGGCATGGTTGGATGAACAATCGCCATGGGTCCATGTCCTTGAGCACCAAGATTTGGCTG GTGCTGGTGAAGCTCTTCTCTGGTCGTAAGCCAATGCTCTACAGTTTCCAGACCTCACTGCCACACTTACCTGTGCCCTCTGTAAAGGACACCATGAAACGA TATCTTGAATCAGTGCGGCCCCTCATGGATGATGAGCAGTACAACCGTATGGAAGGCCTAGCAAAAGACTTTGAGAAGAACCTTGGCCCAAAACTACAGTGGTACCTAAAGCTCAAATCCTGGTGGACTTCTAATTAT GTCACTGATTGGTGGGAAGAGTATGTTTACCTTAGAGGACGTGGGCCCATTATGGTCAACAGCAATTATTATGCCATG GATTTTCTGTATGTCTTCCCTACACATTTGCAAGCTGCCAGGGCTGGAAATTCCATCCATGCTCTCATGTTGTACAGGAGGAACTTGGACCGAGCTCAGATCAAACCT GTTTACTTGCTGGAGAACAGAGTGCCACTATGTTCGGCACAGTGGGAGCGGATGTTTAACACATCCCGCCTCCCAGGCCAGGAGACAG ATGTCATTCAGCACGTGAACGAGAGCAAGCACATTATGGTGTACCACAGGGGGCGCTATTTCAAGGTGTGGATGTTTTATGATGGTCGGTTGATGTTACCCAGAGAGATCGAGCAGCAGATGGAACGGATTCTGGCAGACAAGTCAGAACCTCTGCCTGGAGAAGAGAAACTAGCTGCACTCACTGCAGGAGACAG AGTGCCCTGGGCTAAGGCCCGCGAAATGTTCTTCCGTAAAGGTAAAAATAAGCAGTCTCTGGATGCTGTAGAGAAGGCAGCGTTCTTTGTGACGTTGGATGACACCGAGCAGCGTTATGAACCTGATAACCCTGTCCAATCACTGGACAACTATGCTAAATCTCTACTCCATGGGAAATGCTATGACAG ATGGTTTGATAAGTCCTTTAACCTGATCGTGTTTAAGAATGGCACCATGGGCCTGAATGCTGAGCATACCTGGGCCGACGCCCCCATCGTGGGCCACCTGTGGGAG CAAGTGTTAGCTCTGGATCCTGTGAAGCTGGGCTACACTGAGGATGGTCACTGCAAGGGTAAAGTCCACCCTAATTTGCCCGGACCCCTGCGCCTACAGTGGGATATTCCAGAAGAG TGCCAGTCAGTGATTACCAGTTCTCTGGAGGTGGCTAAAGCCTTAGCAGATGATGTGGACTCCCACATCTTTCCCTTCAACAACTTTGGCAAAGGCTTGATCAAGAAGTGTAAGACCAGCCCAGATGCTTTCATCCAGATCGCCCTACAGCTGGCCCACTTTAGG GATAAGGGCAGGTTCTGTCTCACATACGAGGCCTCCATGACACGGCTGTTCCGAGAGGGCCGCACCGAAACCGTCCGCTCCTGCACCGTGGAGACCTGTGACTTCGTCCATGCCATGATGGACGGAAAGCGGAGG agagaggagaagctAAGACTGCTGCATGTGGCCACAGAGAAGCACCAGATGCTCTACAGAATGGCCATGACGGGTAAAGGCATCGACCGCCATCTTTTCTGCCTCTATGTGGTGTCCAAATACCTGGGAGTGGACTCTCCCTTCCTCAAAGAG GTTCTGTCTGAGCCCTGGAAACTGTCTACCAGTCAGACCCCTCTCCAGCAGGTTGAGCTGTTTGATCTGAGGAAGCACCCTGAGTATGTCACCAGTGGAGGCGGCTTTGGCCCG GTGGCAGATGATGGATATGGAGTATCATATATCATCTTAGGAGAGGATCTCATCAACTTTCACATATCCAGCAAACACTCCAGTCACGAGACT gacTCTCACCGGTTCGGCAGCCACATTAGACAGGCCATGCTGGACATTATGGATCTGTTCCACTTCAACGAGAACGCTATTAAGtga
- the cpt1ab gene encoding carnitine O-palmitoyltransferase 1, liver isoform isoform X2: MAEAHQAVAFQFTVTPDGIDLQLCHEALRQIYLSGLHSWKKRFTRFKNGVMTGVYPGSPSGLLVVVVGYMSYTKYSKIDPTLGLLTKLGTHVPVSRYITTDGQRAVGGILVATGLWVTIIFIMRNVLKRLLSWHGWMNNRHGSMSLSTKIWLVLVKLFSGRKPMLYSFQTSLPHLPVPSVKDTMKRYLESVRPLMDDEQYNRMEGLAKDFEKNLGPKLQWYLKLKSWWTSNYVTDWWEEYVYLRGRGPIMVNSNYYAMDFLYVFPTHLQAARAGNSIHALMLYRRNLDRAQIKPLMALNTIPMCSSQYERMFNTSRVPGVEEDVIQHVNESKHIMVYHRGRYFKVWMFYDGRLMLPREIEQQMERILADKSEPLPGEEKLAALTAGDRVPWAKAREMFFRKGKNKQSLDAVEKAAFFVTLDDTEQRYEPDNPVQSLDNYAKSLLHGKCYDRWFDKSFNLIVFKNGTMGLNAEHTWADAPIVGHLWEQVLALDPVKLGYTEDGHCKGKVHPNLPGPLRLQWDIPEECQSVITSSLEVAKALADDVDSHIFPFNNFGKGLIKKCKTSPDAFIQIALQLAHFRDKGRFCLTYEASMTRLFREGRTETVRSCTVETCDFVHAMMDGKRRNHRSRVNS, from the exons ATGGCAGAAGCTCACCAGGCTGTGGCCTTCCAGTTTACAGTCACTCCCGATGGGATTGACCTGCAGCTATGCCATGAGGCCCTACGGCAGATCTACCTGTCTGGCCTTCACTCCTGGAAGAAGAGGTTCACTAGGTTCAAG AATGGTGTCATGACTGGAGTATATCCTGGAAGTCCTTCTGGACTCCTAGTTGTTGTTGTAGGATACATGTCCTATACGAAATACTCCAAGATAGACCCCACATTAGGACTCCTCACAAAACTTGGTACTCATGTACCGGTCag TAGATACATAACCACAGACGGCCAGCGTGCTGTTGGTGGAATACTGGTTGCTACTGGGTTGTGGGTCACCATCATCTTTATCATGAGGAACGTCCTTAAGCGCCTGCTATCCTGGCATGGTTGGATGAACAATCGCCATGGGTCCATGTCCTTGAGCACCAAGATTTGGCTG GTGCTGGTGAAGCTCTTCTCTGGTCGTAAGCCAATGCTCTACAGTTTCCAGACCTCACTGCCACACTTACCTGTGCCCTCTGTAAAGGACACCATGAAACGA TATCTTGAATCAGTGCGGCCCCTCATGGATGATGAGCAGTACAACCGTATGGAAGGCCTAGCAAAAGACTTTGAGAAGAACCTTGGCCCAAAACTACAGTGGTACCTAAAGCTCAAATCCTGGTGGACTTCTAATTAT GTCACTGATTGGTGGGAAGAGTATGTTTACCTTAGAGGACGTGGGCCCATTATGGTCAACAGCAATTATTATGCCATG GATTTTCTGTATGTCTTCCCTACACATTTGCAAGCTGCCAGGGCTGGAAATTCCATCCATGCTCTCATGTTGTACAGGAGGAACTTGGACCGAGCTCAGATCAAACCT CTCATGGCTCTAAACACTATTCCCATGTGCTCATCACAGTATGAGCGTATGTTCAACACAAGTCGAGTTCCAGGTGTAGAAGAAG ATGTCATTCAGCACGTGAACGAGAGCAAGCACATTATGGTGTACCACAGGGGGCGCTATTTCAAGGTGTGGATGTTTTATGATGGTCGGTTGATGTTACCCAGAGAGATCGAGCAGCAGATGGAACGGATTCTGGCAGACAAGTCAGAACCTCTGCCTGGAGAAGAGAAACTAGCTGCACTCACTGCAGGAGACAG AGTGCCCTGGGCTAAGGCCCGCGAAATGTTCTTCCGTAAAGGTAAAAATAAGCAGTCTCTGGATGCTGTAGAGAAGGCAGCGTTCTTTGTGACGTTGGATGACACCGAGCAGCGTTATGAACCTGATAACCCTGTCCAATCACTGGACAACTATGCTAAATCTCTACTCCATGGGAAATGCTATGACAG ATGGTTTGATAAGTCCTTTAACCTGATCGTGTTTAAGAATGGCACCATGGGCCTGAATGCTGAGCATACCTGGGCCGACGCCCCCATCGTGGGCCACCTGTGGGAG CAAGTGTTAGCTCTGGATCCTGTGAAGCTGGGCTACACTGAGGATGGTCACTGCAAGGGTAAAGTCCACCCTAATTTGCCCGGACCCCTGCGCCTACAGTGGGATATTCCAGAAGAG TGCCAGTCAGTGATTACCAGTTCTCTGGAGGTGGCTAAAGCCTTAGCAGATGATGTGGACTCCCACATCTTTCCCTTCAACAACTTTGGCAAAGGCTTGATCAAGAAGTGTAAGACCAGCCCAGATGCTTTCATCCAGATCGCCCTACAGCTGGCCCACTTTAGG GATAAGGGCAGGTTCTGTCTCACATACGAGGCCTCCATGACACGGCTGTTCCGAGAGGGCCGCACCGAAACCGTCCGCTCCTGCACCGTGGAGACCTGTGACTTCGTCCATGCCATGATGGACGGAAAGCGGAGG AACCACAGGAGCCGCGTGAATAGCTAA